One uncultured Pseudodesulfovibrio sp. genomic window carries:
- a CDS encoding mechanosensitive ion channel domain-containing protein — protein MGFETYYNAILDWLQANLLTTHAAVEWSCILGGLAVAYALGRIARPRFVAWIERSVRNDVLRSIILTPTGVGTCLAFVFFAQICIGASVLLDYFPRWLFAASDLALAWVAIRLLTLLIPNRFLSRLLAVVIWLLALLQVSGLLQPMTTYLQGMNVSLGGASISLYGVIKGIFLAALCLQIASAVSKVMVRRIRTSAGLSPSLQVLIAKLVNIALYTAALLLAMSSVGIDLTSFAIFSSAVGVGVGFGLKTIFSNYIAGILLLADKSIKPGDTIEVGGVFGTVHNMFARYALVLTRDGKEYLIPNEQMITNEVVNWTYSNRNIRLIIPVGVAYGSDPHQVKDLLEQAADNTRRVLKSPAPLGRLAGFGDSAIEMELCFWIADANSGIGNVKSEVLFNIWDAFKEHGISIPFPQREVRLLNDLDGKTD, from the coding sequence ATGGGATTTGAGACCTATTACAACGCGATTCTCGACTGGCTGCAGGCCAACCTTCTGACGACCCATGCGGCCGTTGAATGGTCGTGCATCCTCGGCGGCCTGGCCGTGGCCTATGCCCTGGGCCGGATCGCCCGGCCGAGGTTTGTGGCCTGGATCGAGCGCTCCGTGCGCAACGACGTGCTGCGGTCCATCATCCTCACTCCCACAGGAGTGGGAACCTGCCTGGCTTTCGTGTTCTTTGCCCAGATCTGCATCGGCGCGTCGGTCCTGCTGGATTATTTCCCGCGCTGGCTGTTCGCGGCCAGCGATCTGGCTCTTGCCTGGGTGGCCATCCGGCTGCTCACCCTGCTCATACCCAACCGGTTCCTGTCCAGGCTGCTGGCGGTGGTTATCTGGCTGCTGGCCCTGCTGCAGGTCAGCGGGCTGCTCCAGCCCATGACCACCTACCTGCAGGGCATGAACGTGTCCCTGGGCGGGGCGTCGATCTCCCTGTACGGCGTCATCAAGGGCATATTCCTGGCCGCCCTGTGCCTGCAGATCGCCTCGGCCGTTTCCAAGGTCATGGTCAGACGTATCCGGACCAGCGCCGGACTGTCGCCCTCCCTGCAGGTGCTCATCGCCAAGCTGGTCAACATCGCCCTGTACACCGCCGCGCTGCTCCTGGCCATGTCCAGCGTTGGCATCGACCTGACCAGCTTTGCCATCTTTTCCAGCGCCGTGGGCGTGGGCGTCGGCTTCGGGCTGAAGACCATCTTCTCCAACTACATTGCGGGCATTCTCCTGCTGGCCGACAAGTCCATCAAACCCGGCGACACCATCGAGGTGGGCGGGGTCTTCGGCACGGTGCACAACATGTTCGCGCGCTATGCCCTGGTGCTGACCCGCGACGGCAAGGAATATCTGATTCCCAACGAACAGATGATCACCAACGAGGTGGTCAACTGGACTTACTCCAACCGGAACATCCGCCTGATCATCCCGGTGGGCGTGGCCTACGGCTCCGACCCGCATCAGGTGAAGGACCTCCTGGAACAGGCGGCCGACAATACCCGCCGTGTCCTCAAATCCCCCGCTCCCCTGGGCAGGCTTGCCGGCTTCGGCGACTCGGCCATAGAGATGGAGCTGTGCTTTTGGATCGCTGACGCCAACAGCGGCATCGGCAACGTCAAAAGCGAAGTCCTCTTCAACATCTGGGACGCCTTCAAGGAACACGGCATCTCCATCCCCTTCCCCCAACGGGAAGTACGCCTGCTCAACGATCTGGACGGAAAGACCGACTAG
- a CDS encoding glutamine synthetase III, producing the protein MSGYQTRQNAINAVTNYQPSIETLNFAETSPAEIFGSNVFNEKVMKAMLPKEVYKSLMKTKMAGEKLDPSVAGPVAAAMKEWAMSKGATHYTHVFYPLTGLTAEKHDGFLNPDGEGGAIAEFDGKLLIQGEPDASSFPSGGLRATFEARGYTAWDMTNPAYILENPNGTFLCIPTAFVSWKGHALDKKTPLLRANQALNKAGRRFLKLFGSDDGNMVVSNAGPEQEYFLVDRNFFFARPDLMVCGRTLFGAKPSKGQELDDHYFGAIPRRVLSFMMEVERELYKLGVPVKTRHNEVAPGQFEIAPVYEQSNLATDHNQMVMTTLKSVAKKHGMACLLHEKPFAGINGSGKHLNFSISTATQGSLYSPGNTPHKNMQFLAVTAATIRAVEKYSKLLRAVVASAGNDHRLGANEAPPAIISIFLGEELAEIFNQIELGDLKGCKSKGCLELGVDTLPPLPMDSGDRNRTSPFAFTGNRFEFRAVGSNQSIAGAQVALNTILAESLDFITDEITKITGGKKAGLKEACQKVLQGIMKKHGHVIFNGDGYADAWQKEAAKRGLPNLKTTPDALPALVEKEVIAVFEKYGVLSKDELHSRCEIYYEQYCQHIVTESLLTVKVAKTIILPAAIRYQGELAQVAASIKAAGIEPRTILLQEVTDKLRDLQQGIVALEEIIAKDDFDSPEEDAKYKVAKTLPAMLAVREVADSLEGIVADDLWPLPSYQEMLFIK; encoded by the coding sequence ATGAGCGGATACCAGACTCGTCAGAACGCAATCAATGCGGTGACCAACTATCAACCCAGCATCGAGACCCTGAATTTCGCGGAGACTTCTCCGGCCGAGATCTTCGGCTCCAACGTCTTCAACGAAAAAGTCATGAAGGCCATGCTGCCCAAGGAAGTCTACAAATCCTTGATGAAGACCAAGATGGCCGGCGAGAAGCTGGATCCGTCCGTGGCCGGCCCGGTGGCCGCCGCCATGAAAGAATGGGCCATGTCCAAAGGCGCGACCCATTACACCCACGTTTTCTACCCGCTGACCGGCCTGACCGCCGAGAAGCATGACGGCTTCCTGAACCCCGACGGTGAAGGCGGCGCCATCGCCGAATTCGACGGCAAGCTCCTGATCCAGGGCGAGCCCGACGCCTCCTCCTTCCCGTCCGGCGGCCTGCGCGCCACCTTCGAAGCCCGCGGCTACACCGCCTGGGATATGACCAACCCGGCCTACATCCTCGAGAACCCCAACGGCACCTTCCTGTGCATCCCGACCGCCTTCGTCTCCTGGAAAGGCCACGCTCTGGACAAGAAGACCCCGCTGCTGCGCGCCAACCAGGCCCTGAACAAGGCCGGTCGCCGCTTCCTCAAGCTGTTCGGTTCCGACGACGGCAACATGGTCGTCTCCAACGCCGGTCCGGAGCAGGAATACTTCCTGGTCGACCGCAACTTCTTCTTCGCCCGCCCCGACCTGATGGTCTGCGGTCGCACCCTGTTCGGCGCCAAGCCCTCCAAGGGCCAGGAGCTGGACGACCACTACTTCGGCGCCATTCCCCGCCGCGTGCTCTCCTTCATGATGGAAGTCGAGCGTGAGCTGTACAAATTGGGCGTTCCGGTCAAGACCCGTCACAACGAAGTGGCCCCCGGCCAGTTCGAGATCGCTCCGGTCTACGAGCAGTCCAACCTGGCCACCGACCACAACCAGATGGTCATGACCACCCTGAAGTCCGTGGCTAAAAAGCACGGCATGGCCTGCCTGCTGCACGAGAAGCCGTTCGCCGGCATCAACGGCTCCGGCAAGCACCTGAACTTCTCCATCTCCACCGCCACCCAGGGCTCCCTGTACTCCCCGGGCAACACCCCGCACAAGAACATGCAGTTCCTGGCGGTCACCGCGGCCACCATCCGCGCCGTGGAAAAATACTCCAAGCTGCTCCGCGCCGTCGTCGCCTCTGCCGGCAACGACCACCGTCTGGGCGCCAACGAGGCCCCGCCGGCCATCATCTCCATCTTCCTGGGTGAAGAGCTGGCCGAGATCTTCAACCAGATCGAACTGGGCGACCTCAAGGGCTGCAAGTCCAAGGGCTGCCTGGAGCTGGGCGTCGACACCCTGCCTCCCCTGCCCATGGATTCCGGCGACCGTAACCGCACCTCCCCGTTCGCCTTCACCGGCAACCGCTTCGAGTTCCGCGCGGTCGGTTCCAACCAGTCCATCGCCGGTGCTCAGGTTGCCCTGAACACCATCCTGGCCGAGTCCCTGGACTTCATCACCGACGAGATCACCAAGATCACCGGCGGCAAGAAGGCCGGCCTCAAGGAAGCCTGCCAGAAGGTCCTGCAGGGCATCATGAAGAAGCACGGCCACGTGATCTTCAACGGCGACGGTTACGCCGACGCCTGGCAGAAGGAAGCCGCCAAGCGCGGTCTGCCCAACCTGAAGACCACCCCTGACGCGCTGCCCGCGCTGGTCGAGAAAGAAGTGATCGCTGTCTTCGAAAAGTACGGCGTCCTGTCCAAGGACGAGCTGCACTCCCGCTGCGAGATCTACTACGAACAGTACTGCCAGCACATCGTCACCGAGTCCCTGCTGACCGTGAAGGTCGCCAAGACCATCATCCTGCCCGCCGCCATCCGCTACCAGGGCGAACTGGCTCAGGTTGCCGCCTCCATCAAGGCCGCCGGCATCGAGCCCCGCACCATCCTGCTCCAGGAAGTCACCGACAAGCTGCGTGACCTCCAGCAGGGCATCGTGGCTCTGGAAGAGATCATCGCCAAGGATGACTTTGACTCCCCCGAGGAAGACGCCAAGTACAAGGTCGCCAAGACCCTGCCCGCCATGCTCGCCGTCCGCGAAGTGGCCGACTCCCTCGAAGGCATCGTGGCCGACGATCTGTGGCCCCTGCCCAGCTACCAGGAAATGCTCTTCATTAAGTAA
- a CDS encoding OmpA family protein — MRRIFCVAACLMLVGTMLAGVALAGDVVDSGTLVEQLSKTDGGVMRTRGFVVTKEAAAPVRPSATIYIYFATDSAVITGERSFMQLDELGRALTSKALQTARMEIGGHTDSVGSEAYNRQLSEKRANAVNEYLKDKFGIEAAVVKGYGESAPVASNETAQGRAKNRRVVVTRLD, encoded by the coding sequence ATGCGTCGGATATTTTGCGTGGCGGCCTGCCTGATGCTCGTGGGAACGATGCTGGCCGGAGTCGCCCTGGCCGGGGATGTGGTCGACAGCGGGACCCTGGTCGAGCAACTCAGCAAGACCGACGGGGGCGTGATGCGCACTCGTGGTTTTGTCGTGACCAAGGAGGCCGCAGCGCCGGTCAGGCCCTCAGCGACCATCTACATCTATTTTGCCACGGACAGCGCCGTGATAACCGGTGAGCGCTCCTTCATGCAGCTCGACGAACTGGGCCGCGCCCTGACCTCCAAGGCTTTGCAAACGGCGCGCATGGAGATCGGCGGCCATACGGACAGCGTGGGCAGCGAGGCCTATAATCGGCAACTTTCCGAAAAGCGGGCCAACGCGGTGAACGAATATCTCAAGGATAAGTTCGGAATCGAGGCGGCTGTGGTCAAAGGCTACGGCGAGTCCGCCCCGGTGGCCTCCAACGAGACAGCCCAGGGCCGGGCCAAGAACCGCAGGGTGGTCGTCACCCGGCTCGACTGA
- a CDS encoding caspase family protein codes for MKRLIPFLVLFLLILSTIPAAAADKALLIGIGKYRMKGIDLPGIDKDIETMHKVALTLGYKPENIKILTDEQATLKNIRTAVDQWLIADVGPEDRALFYFSGHGSQIYDTDKDESDNADEVLVCNDVSLGVNTLNNVLVDDMFRDMLKKMRSSNVFILIDACHSGTATRAMTAKHEGIVPKFLEYPGMPRTTRAVSLLDKSMDTAEPLNYSALSAAQDNQRAQASTKGSFFTLGIQKAVESASKDRSLDMTTLYNETTRYISDAVPEPAMVYSPALVGDAAHNEKNLFVPKALKAEDWITQIRKIAGHAAYDVKVRTNGTVFRVGEPLNISCTPETDGYLNVVTIQPGDKAPTILFPNKFHQDNHVEAGRTVSIPGPTDTFELTASPPVGKALVAIFHSPFPVNFYRQGYGDGAFRTMDQGSTRGFVVIQAKEKPEPETPQQPKPESKPYGAGILLLKIK; via the coding sequence ATGAAACGACTGATCCCATTCCTTGTTCTCTTTCTGCTGATTCTCTCGACCATACCGGCGGCCGCCGCCGACAAGGCCTTGCTCATCGGTATCGGCAAGTACCGGATGAAAGGCATTGATCTTCCGGGTATCGACAAAGATATCGAGACCATGCACAAGGTCGCCCTGACTCTGGGCTACAAGCCGGAAAACATCAAGATACTCACCGACGAACAGGCCACGCTCAAGAATATCCGCACCGCCGTGGATCAGTGGCTCATCGCCGACGTGGGACCCGAGGACCGCGCCCTCTTTTATTTCAGCGGGCACGGCTCCCAGATTTACGACACGGACAAGGACGAAAGCGACAACGCGGACGAAGTCCTGGTCTGCAACGACGTATCCCTCGGCGTGAACACCCTGAACAACGTGCTCGTGGACGACATGTTCCGGGACATGCTCAAAAAGATGCGGTCCTCCAACGTCTTCATTCTCATCGACGCCTGCCACAGCGGCACCGCCACGCGGGCCATGACCGCAAAGCACGAAGGCATCGTGCCCAAGTTCCTAGAGTATCCGGGCATGCCCCGGACGACCAGGGCGGTCTCCCTACTCGACAAATCCATGGATACGGCCGAACCGCTCAACTACTCGGCCCTGAGCGCGGCCCAGGACAACCAGCGGGCCCAGGCTTCCACCAAAGGCAGCTTCTTCACTCTCGGTATCCAGAAGGCGGTCGAATCGGCCAGCAAGGACCGCAGCCTGGACATGACCACGCTCTACAACGAGACTACCCGCTACATTTCGGACGCGGTGCCGGAACCGGCCATGGTCTACAGCCCGGCCCTGGTCGGCGACGCCGCGCACAATGAAAAGAACCTGTTTGTTCCCAAGGCACTAAAGGCCGAGGACTGGATCACCCAGATCCGAAAGATCGCGGGCCATGCCGCCTATGACGTCAAGGTCAGGACCAACGGCACGGTCTTCCGGGTCGGGGAGCCGTTGAACATCTCCTGCACTCCCGAAACCGACGGCTACCTCAACGTGGTCACCATCCAGCCCGGAGACAAGGCCCCCACCATTCTCTTTCCCAACAAGTTCCATCAGGACAATCACGTGGAGGCGGGCCGGACCGTCAGTATCCCCGGACCGACCGACACCTTCGAGCTGACCGCCTCCCCGCCCGTGGGCAAGGCGCTGGTCGCGATTTTCCATTCCCCGTTCCCGGTCAATTTCTACCGGCAGGGTTATGGCGACGGCGCTTTCAGGACCATGGACCAAGGTTCCACCCGGGGCTTCGTCGTGATCCAGGCAAAGGAAAAGCCCGAGCCGGAAACGCCGCAGCAGCCCAAGCCCGAGAGCAAGCCCTACGGGGCAGGCATTCTCCTGCTGAAAATCAAGTAA
- a CDS encoding RluA family pseudouridine synthase, whose translation MNLPEGLNVVYEDDVLVVVDKPSGLLSVPGKGEANQDCVVARVKARYPGCIDQPSVHRLDQDTSGLLALALTAEAHRDLSGQFMDRLVGKRYIALIDGEVEGQGGTIELKFRLDPDNRPYQVYDPVNGKRGVTRWRKLGVENGRTRVEFMPHTGRTHQLRLHSAHKKGLGFPIVGDRLYGTGTGPGQLKLHASLLRFRHPVSRVPLEFVSPAPF comes from the coding sequence GTGAATCTCCCGGAAGGGCTGAACGTGGTCTACGAGGACGACGTCCTCGTGGTCGTGGACAAGCCGTCCGGCCTGCTGTCCGTGCCCGGCAAGGGCGAGGCCAACCAGGACTGCGTGGTCGCCCGGGTCAAGGCCCGGTACCCCGGCTGCATCGACCAGCCCTCGGTCCACCGGCTGGACCAGGACACCTCGGGACTGCTCGCCCTGGCCCTGACCGCAGAGGCACACCGCGATCTGTCCGGCCAGTTCATGGACCGGCTGGTGGGCAAGCGGTACATTGCACTCATCGACGGCGAGGTCGAAGGGCAGGGCGGGACCATCGAGTTGAAGTTCCGGCTGGACCCGGACAATCGTCCGTATCAGGTCTATGACCCGGTGAACGGCAAGCGGGGCGTGACCCGCTGGCGCAAGCTCGGCGTGGAAAACGGCCGTACCCGGGTGGAGTTCATGCCGCACACGGGCCGTACGCACCAGCTTCGTCTGCACTCGGCCCACAAGAAGGGGCTGGGCTTTCCCATCGTGGGAGACCGGCTTTACGGCACCGGCACAGGTCCGGGCCAGCTCAAGCTCCACGCCTCGCTTCTGCGCTTCCGCCATCCGGTGAGCCGCGTCCCCCTGGAATTCGTTTCTCCGGCCCCCTTCTGA
- a CDS encoding caspase family protein, which translates to MNSQFSIKLLRHGIAAGWLPALTTVFLLLVLSTTAFGAQKRALLIGINDYSKTGFQSLGGAMNDIGLIRKVLVSRFGFAPGDIEELVNGQATHSAIRDAFHRLRDTVSPGDFVYIHYSGHGSSVCDISGDEGPGGMDSTWVASGARAQAKAKAGPVDCGRSRGQSTASAPWPDGIDSYDILDDELNGWLVELGRVTDNIVFVSDSCHSGTVSRSFVTRATRGLPRDTRPYVPGKIETGPLKGVRVGACRDDEKAGEYKAGDKVYGMFTWFWANALMEVGPDATWQDLVKKASALIGYEYAGYSNQHPQIEGGMDQLVFGGSGRAADDKISVASVDDGMVAINAGSLSGVTVNSLYVDTSLPGDGDDRYVRIVSVEPTMSIGETTGNPKPGDLLSLERYWPEGSEKSIFVRADLPGDAIYAAMARQAVEDMPQFEVAPDAASADLVLDIIRPGRSSGKDMAAALQNGPPASDGDAPVQCWILSPDGRPLAGGGRRLSLAVTAGWERKLEDALERVSRVRHLLTLKSPPGTAQPVIMEMTIWKPAKPGETGEVREIGGRRYARWGSFDTDVSDTAVLSVGDVLTFSMYNRSDTPYYCYLVDITDDGRILPFYPTQERGMESGRVPPGQTLDTVGEMSLEMDRTGREYIQMIVSLDPVDIGLLNQRRAKGADKGLNAGAGFLLPGSGGSKGFGKGVAPAQWATVKLALDIDVRSEDKS; encoded by the coding sequence ATGAACAGCCAATTCTCAATCAAGCTCCTCAGGCACGGGATTGCGGCCGGGTGGTTGCCCGCCCTGACCACGGTTTTTCTCCTTCTGGTTCTGTCGACCACAGCCTTCGGGGCGCAGAAGCGCGCTCTGCTCATCGGCATCAACGACTACTCCAAGACCGGATTCCAGTCTCTGGGCGGGGCCATGAACGACATCGGCCTCATTCGCAAGGTGCTTGTCTCCCGGTTCGGTTTCGCGCCCGGCGACATCGAGGAGTTGGTAAATGGCCAGGCCACGCATTCGGCCATCCGCGATGCCTTCCACCGGCTTAGGGACACAGTCAGCCCCGGTGATTTCGTCTACATCCACTATTCCGGCCACGGTTCATCGGTCTGCGACATCAGCGGTGACGAGGGGCCCGGCGGGATGGACTCCACCTGGGTGGCCTCCGGAGCCAGAGCGCAGGCAAAGGCCAAGGCCGGTCCCGTGGACTGCGGCCGGTCGCGGGGGCAGTCCACAGCGTCCGCACCCTGGCCTGACGGAATCGATTCCTACGATATTCTGGATGATGAGCTGAACGGCTGGCTGGTGGAACTTGGACGCGTCACCGACAACATCGTGTTCGTGTCCGACTCCTGCCATTCCGGCACGGTGTCCCGCAGCTTCGTGACCAGGGCCACCCGTGGTCTGCCACGAGATACCCGGCCCTATGTCCCCGGCAAAATCGAGACCGGGCCGCTCAAGGGCGTGCGCGTCGGCGCCTGCCGGGATGACGAGAAGGCCGGTGAATACAAGGCCGGAGACAAGGTCTACGGCATGTTCACCTGGTTCTGGGCCAACGCCCTGATGGAGGTCGGCCCGGACGCAACCTGGCAGGATCTGGTCAAGAAGGCCTCCGCGCTCATCGGCTACGAATACGCCGGATATTCCAATCAGCACCCGCAGATCGAGGGCGGCATGGACCAGCTGGTCTTCGGCGGCAGCGGCCGTGCGGCGGACGACAAGATTTCCGTGGCGAGCGTGGACGACGGGATGGTGGCCATCAACGCGGGCAGCCTGTCCGGTGTGACCGTCAACTCGCTGTATGTGGACACGTCCCTGCCCGGCGACGGCGACGATCGGTACGTGCGCATCGTCTCGGTGGAGCCGACCATGAGCATCGGCGAGACCACGGGGAATCCCAAACCCGGCGATCTGCTGTCCCTGGAGCGGTACTGGCCCGAAGGCTCGGAGAAATCGATCTTCGTCCGCGCCGATCTGCCGGGGGACGCCATCTACGCGGCCATGGCCCGACAGGCCGTGGAAGACATGCCCCAGTTCGAGGTCGCCCCTGACGCGGCCTCGGCGGATTTGGTCCTGGATATTATTCGTCCGGGCAGGTCTTCGGGCAAGGACATGGCCGCCGCACTGCAGAACGGACCGCCCGCTTCGGATGGCGACGCCCCGGTTCAGTGCTGGATCCTTTCCCCGGACGGGCGTCCCCTGGCCGGGGGAGGGCGCAGGCTGTCGCTGGCCGTGACCGCCGGTTGGGAGAGGAAGCTCGAGGACGCTCTGGAGCGGGTGTCCCGTGTGCGCCATCTCCTGACCCTCAAGTCGCCTCCGGGTACGGCCCAGCCCGTGATCATGGAAATGACCATATGGAAGCCTGCCAAGCCTGGCGAAACGGGCGAAGTGCGGGAGATCGGCGGCAGGCGATACGCGCGTTGGGGCAGTTTTGATACGGATGTATCCGACACGGCCGTCCTTTCCGTGGGGGATGTGCTGACGTTTAGCATGTACAACCGAAGTGATACGCCGTATTACTGCTATCTTGTGGATATTACGGACGACGGGAGGATACTCCCTTTTTATCCCACTCAGGAGCGAGGCATGGAATCGGGCCGTGTGCCGCCGGGGCAGACCCTGGACACGGTCGGGGAGATGTCTCTGGAAATGGACCGGACCGGGCGTGAATATATTCAGATGATCGTCAGTCTGGACCCCGTGGACATCGGCCTGCTCAACCAGCGGCGCGCAAAGGGCGCGGACAAGGGCTTGAACGCGGGCGCGGGGTTTCTGTTGCCCGGTTCCGGCGGTAGCAAGGGGTTTGGAAAGGGCGTGGCCCCGGCCCAGTGGGCAACGGTGAAATTGGCCCTGGATATCGACGTTCGAAGCGAGGACAAGTCATGA
- the greA gene encoding transcription elongation factor GreA, translating to MDRIPISKQGFEKISQELEDLKAQRPAIIQAIAEARAEGDLSENAGYDAARERQGMLEARITYINSHMPLFDVLDLNTLSGERAIFGATVVVEDIETEERRTFTLLGPDDADHKKGSISVLSPMGQAILGKEEGDEVIVDAPRGRIEYEIVSVEFRGEAGLK from the coding sequence ATGGATCGCATTCCCATTTCGAAACAGGGATTTGAAAAGATTTCCCAAGAATTGGAAGATCTGAAGGCCCAACGGCCGGCCATCATCCAGGCGATCGCCGAAGCGCGCGCCGAGGGTGATCTCTCCGAGAACGCCGGGTATGACGCCGCCCGCGAGCGCCAGGGCATGCTCGAAGCGCGCATCACCTACATCAATTCGCATATGCCGCTGTTCGACGTGCTCGACCTGAACACCCTGTCCGGCGAACGGGCCATTTTCGGGGCCACCGTGGTGGTCGAAGATATAGAAACTGAAGAGCGCCGTACCTTCACCCTGCTGGGCCCGGACGACGCGGACCACAAGAAGGGCTCCATCTCCGTGCTCTCCCCCATGGGCCAGGCCATCCTGGGCAAGGAAGAGGGCGACGAGGTCATCGTGGATGCCCCGCGCGGACGCATCGAATATGAGATCGTTTCCGTCGAGTTCCGCGGCGAGGCCGGCCTGAAATAG
- a CDS encoding BMP family ABC transporter substrate-binding protein, whose protein sequence is MKRITMLPVLVLSAFMLMSGLAFAKDFTIGLILVGPYNDKGYSQAQYEGGKYVEAHMDGAKLIYLDKVNPADRPGLTIPQVADDLIEKGADLIIAGSDDMKDGILEAAAMHPDKIFVHASGDSAWNGTAPANLGNLFGKMIYAKMLAGFTAAMTTKTGKIGVVGPLINEETRRLLSAAYLGARYAWTEVRGKDAKDLSFNVKWIGFWFNIPGVTADPTQVAGSLYDAGYDVVISGIDTPDNVVVAKQRRDAGKEVWALPYDYEKACEGQGNLCLGVPYFNWGPGFLKLAKAVSEGTYKPGFEWDAPYWADINNPDKSPVGFMPGPGVTPEVKAALDQFIAKLGSGEVNLFTGPLNYQDGTPFLKSGETATDKQIWYMEQLLQGMEGLSSPE, encoded by the coding sequence ATGAAACGTATTACCATGCTGCCGGTTCTGGTCCTGAGCGCGTTTATGCTCATGTCCGGCCTGGCTTTCGCCAAAGATTTCACCATCGGCCTGATCCTGGTCGGCCCTTACAATGACAAGGGATACAGCCAGGCTCAGTACGAGGGCGGCAAGTATGTCGAGGCCCACATGGACGGCGCCAAGCTGATCTACCTCGACAAGGTCAACCCCGCCGACCGTCCCGGCCTGACCATCCCGCAGGTCGCCGACGACCTGATCGAAAAGGGCGCCGACCTGATCATTGCCGGTTCCGACGACATGAAGGACGGTATCCTCGAGGCCGCCGCCATGCACCCGGACAAGATTTTCGTTCACGCCTCGGGCGACTCCGCCTGGAACGGCACCGCTCCGGCCAACCTCGGCAACCTGTTCGGCAAGATGATCTACGCCAAGATGCTTGCCGGTTTCACCGCGGCCATGACCACCAAGACCGGCAAGATCGGCGTGGTCGGCCCGCTGATCAACGAAGAGACCCGCCGCCTTCTTTCCGCCGCCTACCTGGGCGCACGTTATGCCTGGACCGAAGTCCGCGGCAAGGACGCCAAGGACCTGAGCTTCAACGTCAAATGGATCGGCTTCTGGTTCAATATTCCCGGCGTGACCGCCGACCCGACCCAGGTGGCCGGTTCCCTGTATGACGCCGGTTACGACGTGGTCATCTCCGGCATCGACACCCCGGACAACGTTGTCGTCGCCAAGCAGCGCCGCGACGCGGGCAAGGAAGTCTGGGCCCTGCCGTACGACTACGAAAAGGCCTGCGAGGGCCAGGGCAACCTGTGTCTGGGCGTACCCTACTTCAACTGGGGTCCCGGTTTCCTCAAGCTTGCCAAGGCCGTGTCCGAAGGCACCTACAAGCCCGGCTTCGAGTGGGATGCCCCTTACTGGGCCGACATCAACAACCCCGACAAGTCCCCGGTCGGCTTCATGCCCGGCCCCGGCGTGACCCCCGAGGTCAAGGCCGCTCTCGACCAGTTCATCGCCAAGCTCGGTTCCGGCGAGGTCAACCTCTTCACCGGCCCCCTGAACTACCAGGACGGCACGCCGTTCCTGAAGTCCGGGGAAACGGCCACCGACAAGCAGATCTGGTACATGGAGCAGCTGCTCCAGGGCATGGAAGGACTGTCCTCCCCCGAATAG